GTTCGGTAGACCGCATGCTGAGCGGTGGATTCGAGGCTAACCGTGGTAGATTGCCGATGCCTATCAGCGGCAGTTACCGTGTGGTGAGTCATTTCGGTCAGTATCATGTGGAAGGCTTGAAGGGTGTAACGCTCGACAATAAGGGTATCAATATCCAGGGCAAGCCGGGTTGTGTGGCTCGCAGCATCTACGATGGTGAGGTGAGTGCCGTCTTCGGTTATGGTGGCATGTGGAATGTACTGGTCCGTCATGGTGCCTACATCTCTGTTTACTGTAATCTGAAATCGGTCAGCGTTCATAAGGGTCAGAAGGTATATACCCGTCAGGCTTTGGGTAGTGTTGGCTCTGATAACATCCTCCAGTTCCAGCTTCGCAAGGAGACTGCCAAGCTCAATCCGGAGGCTTGGCTGAGCCGATAATGTATGAATGAGCCGATAAAGTATGAATAGTTGCAGCTGAAAGTTTTGCCCCACACGCCCTGAACCAATGGTCACCGGCCGAAGGGAAAGGTAAAGGGCAGAGAGGGTGTGTCATAAGTCACATCCAATACGCCCTTACAGGGCGTCTTGCTGATTGCTATTATATCCAGGGCGATACCTTGGGCTAGGAGTTTTTGGGCTTTCAGCCCGACCTTGCTGCCATTATCTGGACTTATGACACACCTTCTTTCCTTTATGCCCCCGGCTCGCCCAGGTATTCGAAGATGGTGGATACCTGGCGGGGAGGAAAATACTGGCTATGCTCCTGGTAGCCTAAGCGTTGCAGCTCGTTCCAGAGGGGCTCTCAACGCTTAATCCATACCATGATATGACGGCGCGCTGTTGCCCCGTCGGTTGTATCGGGAAAATAGAGCAGACCCAGCTCGGTCTTGCTGTACATACGTTGGGGATAATTCATAAGCTTTATATTTTTTAATGGGGTGAAACGTAAGATTGAGTGATAGGAAAACCGGTTTTACAGCCCTTCTACACCATGATCCTTAAAGAAACCTACCATGGCTGTGGTCATATAGCCACCCATGTTCATCTTCTTGTTCGAACGCTTGCAGTTGGCTATGTAATAATCCTTTCGCAGGAAGAAGTCCTCCAGGTCGCCAATCATATATAACCTGAGATAGCCGCTCAGCCTTCTTCTCGCTCACATCATAATTGCATTGCAGCCGGAGTTTCAGTTTGCTCCGCTGTCCTCTCAGTTCGCTGCTCACTTCTGTACCCTCCGCAGTTTCGTCAGAAGTGCAACGGTCGTGCAGGGTAAAGGTGATGTGCTCGGGCAGGTGATGCTTCTCTTTTTTACCCTCCTCCAGAAAGAAAGGCTTATAGGTAAGATACTGGTCGATGATGCGGTTCCGGTAAAGGCGCGAGGTCTTTGCAGGCAAAAGTCAGACATTTGTTGTCTAGTGCCGACCAGGTCTTGTAGTAATCTTCCCTGCCATGCATCAGTTGCTGGATATGTGCCGTTTTGCTGATGGTGAATCCCTTTACAGCCCAGCAGTTCATGATGAGATATAACTTGATGCTCGATGCGCTGCGGCATTGGTTGATGGCATTGAGGTCGATACGGCTGACTCCCTTGTCGAAATTGTAGAAAAACCGCATCACGTTGTTGTCGAAGCGGAATTTTACCATCCAGTTCTTGTGCCGGTCTTGGTATAGCTCACTCTTAAACAGGCATGCAAATTTCCGGTAGTAGGTTTGGTCGCCCTGCTGCTGTTGATTTACTTGTTCCATTGTTGGTTTTCTCTTTAAATTGTTAGTGGCCTACCGATTGGGGCAAGTCTTTGTTGTTGTTTATTGAAAACCGGCATGGAATTAGAGTAAGGTAAACATGGCAAGATAAAAATTCTCAATCCGTGATGGAAGGAGTTTCAGCCTTTTCTCTTGTTATCAAACATATGTCCTTACTCTGCATCCATGCCGATAAATTTTCATCAAATTTATCAGGCATAGAATGCCCTGTAAGGATTACAGTTTGATTACTCACCTTTTGGGGCTGAATCCTACTCAATGAGCTATGTTCTAATCCTTAACCGAAAGCATTTCCCGGTGTCCTTCATCAGGAGGAGAATCACATTCTCCGCGCTTTCATGTTGCAAAAGAATTAGCTTTTGACTGTTACCATCAGAGCCAATAATAGATACCATCAGGGAGAATAATGCTTCTTCAGAATATGCCCGAATCACTACCAGGGAGAATCTTAAAAATACAAGATATTGAATATCAGACAGCTAGGTATAGTTTTTCTTCCCTACACTATACCAAGTATATGATATATATACATTTACATCTTTTACACTATTCGTAATACGGGAGGAAAAAGATTTTTTTTCAACACTGAAATAAATATTACCGCGAGTTCAACAAACAAGTGCCAAAAATACAGGAATTGTTGAAAATTGTAGGTTGTGAATAGGTATTCTTATTTGCAGCCGATTTGACTTCTTATGAAGAGCTGATTCGCTATTATTCTGTTCAGTTGAAGTTTGAAAAAACAGACGAACATCGTGTTGTTATTTCGATGTATGATTTTCCCAGTCAATTTATGAGTTAGAAGACTTACGTATTAGAGGGAAAAAGAAAACAATTCTTAGAAGAATTTAATGAGTAATAGCCCCATCTTCGAGGTGATAGTCATGCAGTAAGCTTTCCCCTAGTGGTCCTATCCAACAATCTGGCGTAGACCTTTGATGGCTTTCCTCCTGCAAATCGCAGTGATTCCGAGCACTAAATGGTTGTTATATGAGGGTGCGTCATGGTCTTATGACACACCCTCTATTTCCAACCAAAATCGCTTTCCTAGTATTAATCATCATCAACTACTTGTAGTTTTCATCATCGTAAGTGATGATGTCCAGATCTTCTGCAATTTTCTTCAGCCCATTTTTGATTCTTCCACCTAATGTCCATGACTTTGGCTTGGCGATAGGCGTTTCAACAGGAACTTCTCTTGAATCTTCGGTTGTAGAAGGATTGTCTTCCACTAAAACCTTAGCTGGCTCTTCTCCAGACTCATTTCCTGACATTTCTTCTCGATGGACAATAGTAGCTTCCTTCTCTGTAGCATCTGGATTGATGTTATCTATAGATTCTGCTTCTTGCTTTTGCTCGGTTTTATTTGCTAGCGTCTGGAAGTTGTCTCTGATAGGATGATAGAGCTTGTCGATGATTCTCTGATAGTCTTCCTCATCCTTCAATACAGAAGAACTTTCAGGAATATCCTCAGCCAACTCATTGTTCAGACCAGTTGCCAGAATGGTGACTTTGGCATCCTCATCCAGACTGTCATCATCAGAAAGACCCCAAATCACCTTGATATCAGGGTTCAGTTCATCAAAGAAGGCATCAATTTCTCTCATCTCCCTCACAAAGATAGGGTGCTTGCTGGAAGTGTAGATATTGAAAAGGATGCGCTGGGCATTACTGATATCGCTGCCATAGAGCAGAGGAGAGTCTAACGCATTCTTGATGGCACTTTGAACCCTTCCCTCACCACTGGCTCTACCCATGGCCATGATAGCACCGCCACCGCTCTTGATGGTAGTCTCGATGTCTCGGAAGTCAAGATTGATGGTTCCCTCCACAGTGATGAGTTCCGATATACTCTTGGTGGCATCACTCAGTACCTTGTCTGCCAGTTTGAAGGCATCCTTTACGGTAATCTCGGAGTCGGCATAAACATCGCAGAGACGCTCGTTGTTGACGATAAGCAAGGCATCCACGTTCTTGCGCATTTCTTCTACACCCTGCAGAGCCTTGACAATTTTCTTTCGCTTCTCGAAGTAGAAAGGTATGGTGATGATGCCAACGGTAAGGATGCCCATCCCTTTGGCAATACCGGCAATGACAGGTGCGGCACCCGTACCCGTTCCACCACCCATTCCGGCAGTAACAAAAACCATCTTGGTTCCGTCGTCCAGCAGTTTCTTGATGTCTTCCTGGGTATTCTGAGCCTCACTTCTTCCCACTTCGGGATTTGCCCCTGCACCCAAACCACTCTTTCCGAGCATGATCTTGACCGGCACAGGCGACTTGGATAGTGATTGACTATCCGTATTGCAGACGGCGAAACTCATGTTTACTATACCCTCTGCATACATATTCTTAACGGCATTGCATCCGCCACCACCCACACCAATCACCTTGATGATGTTCTTGGTAGTATCTTCTGTCTGTCCGAAATCTATAGGAGTCCAATCTTCTTTCATCATTTCTATATTTCAATTTGGATGCAAAGATACATACAAAGAATCAGATTCCCTATGAAAAATCAAACGCAAGCCTTGCAAAAGAAGTTTTTTTCTAGATGAGAAACGATTTTTCCCATTCTTTTTGTACTTTTGCAACCAGTATGCAAGAAGAAACAAGAAATATGACCCCAGAGGAGAAAGCCGCTCAGGTAAAGACGCTTTCCACCCAGCTTTTAGCAGAAGGTAGAACCGATCTTTTGTTAAAAGCCATCAGTGTGCCCGTATTGGAACAGCTCCGTATCGAGGCAGCAAGGGCAACCCTCAGTCCTCTGGTCATCACGGAAGATTACCGTTTCTTGCTCCCTGACTATGGAAACAGGGAAGTGCAGCTCAGTCCCATCCACAAGGCCCTCTATCTGCTCTTTCTGAATCACCCGGAAGGAATAGAGTTCAAGAACCTGGTGGATCATCGTGAGGAACTGTTTGCCCTCTACCGAAAAATCGGCAACAGAATCGATCCCGATAAAATCACAGAAACAGTGAATCGCCTGACGAACCCTCTTGATAATGCCATCAACGAGAAGTGTTCGCGCATCAAGGCAGCTTTCTCTGACCTGATGGACGAATACCAGGCCGACTATTATATCATCAATAGCCATGTCAAGCGCCACCAAGGCTCTTCCATGAAGCTCTGGTTCGAGAGGTTGAAGATAATCAATCTCCCAAGAGAACTTGTAGTCTATCAATAATGCTTCTCTTACCGTTTATAACGATGTAAATACTATCATGTATATATCTCTCCGGCTTTTCTTTCCCCATTTGTGAATCGTTCTACTTTTCACATGGCTGTTTTCCTCTGTCGTTATAATATACCTTCTATATAGATATTCTTATAAATAAGGTATGGCAAACTTCACCAGACAATATCCACCTCCAATGAGCCAGCAATAAAGAATGGCAGCCAAGAGGAAAGGCTTAATGCCAGCTTTCTTGAATTTGTCAAAGCTTGTCTCGGCTCCCAATGCTGCCATTGCCATGGTCAGGAGGAAAGTATCCAGTTGGTTAATCCAATCCACTATGCTTTCCGGAAGCAAACCAAGAGAATTGAATCCAATCACTACCAGGAAGAGAATGGCAAACCATGGAATGCTGATTTTAGGCTTGTTGGTATCAGTATTTTCCAGATTATCTCTTTTGGCAACATCCCTTGCAACGGTCCATGCAATCACCAGTAATACCGGTACCAGCATCATCACCCTTATCATCTTCACAATGATGGCATTGTTGCTCACCTCGGCTCCCATGGCATTGGCAGCACCTACCACATGGGCTACTTCATGAACGGTGGAACCCGTAAAGAGTCCCATCATATCTGGTGATAGGTCAAAGATGCCAGCTCTGTAGAGAATAGGGTAGAGGAACATGGATAATGTTCCAAAGATGACTACGGTGGCTACGGCTACTGCCGTCTTGTAAGGCTTTGGACGAATGGCCCCATCCACACCCAAAACTGCTGCAGCTCCACAGATGGCACTTCCGCAAGCGGTTAGCAGTGCGATGCTGCGGTCAATTTTCAGGAGTCTTCCCACCAGGATTCCCAAGCCGATGGTGCCACATACGATGATGGCATCCATTACGATGGCAGAGAAGCCCACAGCCATCACATCCTGGAAGGTGAGCTTGAAACCATAAAGGATGATGCCTGTGCGGAGGATTCGCTTGCTGCAAAACTTGATGCCCGGTACCCAGGTGTCGGGCAGGTTGTTACGTAAACTATTGGCATAGAGCATACCAATGATGATACCCACCACCATGGGGCTAAACGAAAGAGCTTTCACCCAGTCCATGCCAC
This Segatella copri DSM 18205 DNA region includes the following protein-coding sequences:
- a CDS encoding YeiH family protein encodes the protein MRLSEQRSSMLHGVLLIALFACAAFYIGGMDWVKALSFSPMVVGIIIGMLYANSLRNNLPDTWVPGIKFCSKRILRTGIILYGFKLTFQDVMAVGFSAIVMDAIIVCGTIGLGILVGRLLKIDRSIALLTACGSAICGAAAVLGVDGAIRPKPYKTAVAVATVVIFGTLSMFLYPILYRAGIFDLSPDMMGLFTGSTVHEVAHVVGAANAMGAEVSNNAIIVKMIRVMMLVPVLLVIAWTVARDVAKRDNLENTDTNKPKISIPWFAILFLVVIGFNSLGLLPESIVDWINQLDTFLLTMAMAALGAETSFDKFKKAGIKPFLLAAILYCWLIGGGYCLVKFAIPYL
- a CDS encoding replication initiation protein codes for the protein MEQVNQQQQGDQTYYRKFACLFKSELYQDRHKNWMVKFRFDNNVMRFFYNFDKGVSRIDLNAINQCRSASSIKLYLIMNCWAVKGFTISKTAHIQQLMHGREDYYKTWSALDNKCLTFACKDLAPLPEPHHRPVSYL
- the ftsZ gene encoding cell division protein FtsZ; amino-acid sequence: MMKEDWTPIDFGQTEDTTKNIIKVIGVGGGGCNAVKNMYAEGIVNMSFAVCNTDSQSLSKSPVPVKIMLGKSGLGAGANPEVGRSEAQNTQEDIKKLLDDGTKMVFVTAGMGGGTGTGAAPVIAGIAKGMGILTVGIITIPFYFEKRKKIVKALQGVEEMRKNVDALLIVNNERLCDVYADSEITVKDAFKLADKVLSDATKSISELITVEGTINLDFRDIETTIKSGGGAIMAMGRASGEGRVQSAIKNALDSPLLYGSDISNAQRILFNIYTSSKHPIFVREMREIDAFFDELNPDIKVIWGLSDDDSLDEDAKVTILATGLNNELAEDIPESSSVLKDEEDYQRIIDKLYHPIRDNFQTLANKTEQKQEAESIDNINPDATEKEATIVHREEMSGNESGEEPAKVLVEDNPSTTEDSREVPVETPIAKPKSWTLGGRIKNGLKKIAEDLDIITYDDENYK